Proteins encoded in a region of the Lentimicrobiaceae bacterium genome:
- a CDS encoding DUF349 domain-containing protein: EWKTIGPVPRKHNEKIWKRFRAACDKFFDAKQAYYKQKTGSEEENLALKNELLKELTELKDNLKNPDSFEKLKDIQRRWVEIGFVPIKQKDKIQNQYKQLLDFLYDHFRVDNIEYNKTNFKEKLHKIKDQPQADRIISREKSALMHKIEKLREEILLWENNIGFFANSKQSNLYKDEYEKKISKGKAELELLEEQLKILDRTLRAEKQ, translated from the coding sequence GAGTGGAAAACCATAGGACCGGTTCCGCGTAAGCATAACGAAAAAATTTGGAAACGATTTAGAGCTGCTTGTGATAAGTTTTTTGATGCAAAACAAGCGTACTACAAACAAAAAACCGGTAGCGAAGAAGAAAACCTAGCGCTTAAAAACGAATTGCTTAAAGAATTAACGGAACTTAAAGACAATTTGAAAAATCCTGATAGCTTTGAAAAACTAAAAGATATTCAAAGACGATGGGTAGAAATTGGATTTGTACCTATCAAGCAAAAAGATAAAATACAAAACCAATACAAGCAACTGTTAGATTTCTTGTACGATCATTTTAGAGTAGATAATATTGAATATAACAAAACCAACTTTAAAGAGAAGTTACACAAAATTAAAGATCAACCACAAGCTGACAGAATTATCAGTCGTGAGAAATCGGCTTTAATGCACAAGATTGAAAAGCTGAGAGAAGAAATTTTATTGTGGGAAAACAATATTGGATTCTTTGCCAACTCTAAACAAAGCAATCTTTATAAAGACGAGTACGAAAAGAAGATTAGTAAAGGTAAAGCCGAGTTGGAACTATTAGAAGAACAACTTAAAATTCTAGATAGAACGCTTAGAGCGGAAAAACAGTAG